The genomic window GAGGGCGGGCAGTCGATGAAGACGTAGTCGAATTCGTGCTCGTCCAAAAAGCCCTTGTGCAGGGCGTCGTACAGGCGGAATTCGCGCCGCACCAGAGAGACCATCTCGATCTCCGCCCCGGCCAGGTCGATGGTGGCGGGGATGCAGTAGAGGTTGTCCACGTCCGGGCATTTCTGCATGGCCTGTTCCGCGCGGCAATCGCCCAGCAGCACCTCGTAGCTGGAGTCCGTACCAGAGTTGTGCGCCGCCCCGACAGCGGTAGAGGCGTTGCCCTGCGGGTCCAAGTCGACCACCAACACCTTGTGCCCCGAATCCGCCAGTGCGGCGGCGAGGTTCACGGCGCTGGTAGTCTTGCCGACACCGCCTTTTTGGTTGGCGATGGTGATAAGCCGGGGAGTAGTCATGCCCACTACTCTAGTTCACGCGCGGGACACGGATGACGGTGGTTCCCCGCACCGTAGTGACCTCGGCTTTACCGCCACCGGCCCGCTTAATATCCGCGGCATCCCGATCAAGCTCGTCGCGCACCGACTCGCCCTTTAAGGCGATCATCTCGCCGCCCTTGCGCACCAGCGGCAGGGACCACTTGGCCAGCTTGCCCAGCGGCGCCACCGCGCGGGAGGTTACCACGTCGCAGCCGCTCACTGCCTTCTTAATGGGGCCTTCCTCGGCGCGGCCGCGCCAGACGGTGACGTTGTCCAGGCCCAGCAGGTCCACTACCTCGTTAAGGTAGTTGTAGCGCTTGAGGAGGGGCTCGACCAGATCCAGTTGCAGATCCGGGCGCGCGATGGCCAGCGGGATGCCCGGCAGGCCGGCGCCGGAGCCGACGTCGACGACGCGGGCATCGGCAGCAATGAGCCCCTCGACCACGGCGCAGTTGAGCAGGTGGCGGTCCCAAAGGCGTGGGACCTCGCGGGGGCCGATAAAACCACGAGTGGACCCGTCCGTAGCGAGCGAGTCGTGGTAGGCCTGCGCCAGCGGCAGGCGGGAACCGAATACTACAGACGGGTCCAGTTGGGACACTCTATTCTCCGTTTTCTTGTGGTGTACTCCTGGGAAACTAGCCGAAGAGCTAGCCCTGGCGGCGCTGCTTCTTGCTGCGGTTGTCCTTCTTGCGAGCACCCGGCTTGGGGGCCGTGGTGCGCTTGAGTTCGCGCTTGGCCTCTTCCTCGGCTTCTTCCTCAGCGTCCATCTTGGCGTAGATGGTGCGGGTCTGGACGAAGGTCCAGACGGTGTTGGCCAGCATGTAGAACAACAGACCAATAGGCCAGATGAAGCCGGAGAAGACCAGCATGCCCGGCATAACCCAGAGCATCATCTTGTTCATCACGGCCATCTGCTGCTGCATCATCTCCGCGTTATCGCCCTGCGGCGCGTTGACCTTGCCGGACTGGCGACGCTTCTCCTGGCGGTTCAAGCTCATGCGCGCGTTGAAGTGGGTCAGGGTCGCAATGATGGCAATCAGCGGCACGATGATAACGGCCGCCTGGCCGACGGTGACGTCCTCGAGGACCGGGGAGTTCACCCGCAGGTTGGCCACCAGCGGAACGCCGAAGATTTTCGCGTCCAGGAACTGCTGGACCAGCTCGGGGCTGAAGATGTAGTTCGCGGTCTGGCGGTTTTGCTCCACCGTCATCGGCTCGCCGGCGGTGTGGCCCAGGCCGCCCGCCACGGAGACGGTGCGGTCGAAGGAGCGCAGAACGTGGAACAGGCCGATGAACATCGGGATCTGGGCCAACATCGGCAGACAGCCGGCCACCGGCTTGACGCCCGACTCCTTGTAGACCTTCTGCATCTCTTCGGCAGCCTTGGTCTTGTCGTTGGCGTATTTGCTGCGGATCTCCTGCATCTTCGGCTGGATCTCCTGCATGCGGCGCGAGGACCTGATCTGCGTGATGGCCGGCTTAACCATGATCGCCTTCAAGGTCCACGTCAGCAGAACAATCGCCAGGATCCAGGTGATACCGGCCGCTGGGTCGAGCACGAAGCTCAGCAGCCAGTGCCAGAACCACAGGACGGCCGAAATAGGCCAGTAGATGATATTAAGCACTGAAACGAATTCCTAAGTTTTCTTCTTTACTGGATCAAACCCGCCGGGATGCCACGGGCCACACTTTGCCAAGCGCGCCAGTGCCATCCCGGTGCCACGCACGGCCCCATGCACCGAAATAGCTTCCAGTGCATAAGCGCTGCAGGTCGGTTCG from Corynebacterium confusum includes these protein-coding regions:
- the yidD gene encoding membrane protein insertion efficiency factor YidD; protein product: MSYLNSSGEEIPAARGVAKPLVAMVRFYQKHLSGLKLVSTCRFEPTCSAYALEAISVHGAVRGTGMALARLAKCGPWHPGGFDPVKKKT
- the rsmG gene encoding 16S rRNA (guanine(527)-N(7))-methyltransferase RsmG, translated to MSQLDPSVVFGSRLPLAQAYHDSLATDGSTRGFIGPREVPRLWDRHLLNCAVVEGLIAADARVVDVGSGAGLPGIPLAIARPDLQLDLVEPLLKRYNYLNEVVDLLGLDNVTVWRGRAEEGPIKKAVSGCDVVTSRAVAPLGKLAKWSLPLVRKGGEMIALKGESVRDELDRDAADIKRAGGGKAEVTTVRGTTVIRVPRVN
- the yidC gene encoding membrane protein insertase YidC, translated to MLNIIYWPISAVLWFWHWLLSFVLDPAAGITWILAIVLLTWTLKAIMVKPAITQIRSSRRMQEIQPKMQEIRSKYANDKTKAAEEMQKVYKESGVKPVAGCLPMLAQIPMFIGLFHVLRSFDRTVSVAGGLGHTAGEPMTVEQNRQTANYIFSPELVQQFLDAKIFGVPLVANLRVNSPVLEDVTVGQAAVIIVPLIAIIATLTHFNARMSLNRQEKRRQSGKVNAPQGDNAEMMQQQMAVMNKMMLWVMPGMLVFSGFIWPIGLLFYMLANTVWTFVQTRTIYAKMDAEEEAEEEAKRELKRTTAPKPGARKKDNRSKKQRRQG